Genomic window (Cellulosilyticum lentocellum DSM 5427):
TTTCCTGTGGCAAAGTGGCACTTACATACTTCCATCCATCAAAATCAAGGCTGTCAGCAAGTTTCAGATAAAAGGTCTTACCCTCTTTATCTACCACTTCTATCTTGGCTACATGTCCTTGTTTTTTTGCCTTTAACCACATATTAACACTTGCTGCATCTTCTGGAATCTGTATAGGATTACTAAATACAGTATATGCCACTTGTTTATTAGCGCTAGGCATAAAAGTATAGGTCATTTTTAGTGCTTGGTTACCATGGTATTTGTCATCTTTAGAAATTTCTACTTTACCTACAACAGAAGAAGTGTCCCCTGCCCAAGTAGCTCCATTAGTTTCAAAGGACTCTAATGGCACAGCTGTGTTACCCACTATAACACCCATCTCCTTAGTGATGCCTTTATAATTAGCTGTAAGTTTCCCAAGTGTATTGGTAGTAGATACTATTGTATTATTAGTGGCTGCTAACTTAGTATTAGCACTTGTCCAACTTACATTTTCTGCTTTAAGTGGAATTTTATATCCCTCTTTGTCTAGTCCATAAACCTGAACTGTCTTTGTGCTATTCTCATTTAATTGTACAAGGCTAGGTTCTATTACTAAACCTAATGGCGCACTACTTACTTTAATTTCCGTTGCTGCCTGAGCACCATTATACTGAGCAATAACCATTAACTTACCTTCACTACTAGGTGTAAAAGTTGCTCCATTAAATTGCCCACTTCCTCCTTCTACAGAAAACTTCACTTTTGAGGTATCTATCGTTACAGGATTACTATTTTCATCAATACCTTTTAATTTTAAGGTAATATTCTCTCCTATAAAGGTTCTGCTGTAAGTAGGTTCTATGTATAAGGTGCTTATCTCTCCAGGCGCCGAGTTACTAAAAACGCCTAGGCCATTAATAACTTTTCTTTGACTACCATCAGATGGATTATTCTGCAACTTAACTTCTTTTTCTCCTAAGTTCCTAGCAACAAAAGTAGTTGAACCACCACCATCTAAATACATGGCATTGTCTACATTATAACGTTGTAGTATTTCTACAAGTTGGTTATGTGTTACCCCTGTGTAGCTACCTTTCCCATCAATTGTAATAAGTAATATTTCATTGCTACCTTTGGTTGTTGCAATAATAGTACGTGCCACTGCTGAATTAGGTGTTACTTTATGTGCTGAACCTGTATACGCCATGCCATTTTTCATAATAATACCACTACCACCTATACCTAGCTTTAACTCATTAATGGCAGTAATGACATTGTCACCGACATACAGGAACTCTTGAAGGTCTACGCTTGTTCCTATAGGCATTTTTGTATAGTACTCGTTAGCACTGGTTTCTGGTACTAAAATAACATATCCATTTGTAGGAATGGTTACACTCTCTCCTGCTTTTGCTAAATAAATGACTGTATCATTTTCTACTACAATGGTATAAACACTTTTATGCTTTGTTACAATATTATTAGTTGTTTTGTAATAACTAGAATCCACAATAATCGGTCTAGTAATCGTATTAGGAATATTATTCTTTGTAGCTGCCCCACCAACAAAGTTCCCATTGGCATTGATACGAATAGATACACCATAATACGCCATAGAAGGCG
Coding sequences:
- a CDS encoding phosphodiester glycosidase family protein — its product is MKGIRKRLISFMLLAGISCSTAVYGSILHEQRTQQVITKGAVHINDKLLMSEGWRNINILKIDLNDSNVSLKPMESATGVERQTVLQMVNNTGAIAGVNADYFDMSTSNTPSLGTYIEGGVLKHGYNSNYSELGVNKSMATFTLDTNNTPSMAYYGVSIRINANGNFVGGAATKNNIPNTITRPIIVDSSYYKTTNNIVTKHKSVYTIVVENDTVIYLAKAGESVTIPTNGYVILVPETSANEYYTKMPIGTSVDLQEFLYVGDNVITAINELKLGIGGSGIIMKNGMAYTGSAHKVTPNSAVARTIIATTKGSNEILLITIDGKGSYTGVTHNQLVEILQRYNVDNAMYLDGGGSTTFVARNLGEKEVKLQNNPSDGSQRKVINGLGVFSNSAPGEISTLYIEPTYSRTFIGENITLKLKGIDENSNPVTIDTSKVKFSVEGGSGQFNGATFTPSSEGKLMVIAQYNGAQAATEIKVSSAPLGLVIEPSLVQLNENSTKTVQVYGLDKEGYKIPLKAENVSWTSANTKLAATNNTIVSTTNTLGKLTANYKGITKEMGVIVGNTAVPLESFETNGATWAGDTSSVVGKVEISKDDKYHGNQALKMTYTFMPSANKQVAYTVFSNPIQIPEDAASVNMWLKAKKQGHVAKIEVVDKEGKTFYLKLADSLDFDGWKYVSATLPQEISLPAKVTKLYTYANSNATKVTTTLYIDHVSITRGFRDTVGIATRNDTSADPFYKPTLQQAIQNQYIINAVGPTKVSSMMLGKDTLASISKQLSEGAGAVLLASNSNSELSLGAPNYVYKNTYEAIDYNNTKMIMLGTGNGGLRTTQEQAWIYLKQSLDKTNAKHIIIVMSKNPLTQFNDALEGQALHEYLKTYKESTGRNIFVVTTGGSENEVRIEDGIRYIRTHGMNVTTDNYKEGTFLKFKIDGDKIYYTFEKFK